From Hydrogenothermus marinus, one genomic window encodes:
- a CDS encoding BsaWI family type II restriction enzyme has translation MEEKEIISNRQSKASKEGKAKEEEVKNLLLEDNFIKEKFFVGKPSEVLKDLSILYIPYGKEKAMIDADLCIIRKKDNKLVCVISVKKSFRERGGQTAYWSIKVKQENKGFKYILTTPDVDKELFNPKKPENKRKWRIILPYECDGVFIYSYKGKIYKDNNFYVGDEYLKEYIKNLV, from the coding sequence ATGGAAGAAAAAGAAATAATTAGTAATAGACAAAGTAAAGCTTCTAAAGAAGGAAAAGCAAAAGAAGAAGAAGTCAAAAATTTACTTCTTGAAGACAATTTTATAAAAGAAAAATTTTTCGTAGGAAAACCTTCTGAAGTACTAAAAGATCTTTCTATTTTATATATTCCATATGGTAAAGAAAAAGCAATGATAGATGCTGATTTATGCATAATAAGAAAAAAAGACAATAAACTTGTTTGTGTAATATCAGTTAAAAAATCTTTTAGAGAAAGAGGTGGTCAAACTGCATACTGGTCTATAAAGGTAAAACAAGAAAATAAAGGTTTTAAATATATTCTTACAACTCCTGATGTAGATAAGGAACTTTTCAATCCTAAAAAACCTGAAAATAAAAGAAAATGGAGAATAATATTACCTTATGAATGTGATGGAGTATTCATTTATAGTTATAAAGGAAAAATTTACAAAGATAATAACTTTTATGTTGGAGATGAATACCTTAAAGAGTATATCAAAAATCTTGTATAA
- a CDS encoding DNA-methyltransferase — translation MKYLTDKKTKELKIRLKWNIFEKLKEISILEEKSFNYIVNELLDKILNKNLKTNNIQQFFTEKTNLVFDKENIKLYHNDFIKVDFSKYKGKINLIITSPPYNLSIDYGKHNDNLDYEDYLYFTKSWLEKSYQLLADDGRICVNIPLDKNKNGLKPIYADFVEVAKEVGFKYQSTIVWNEQNISRRTAWGSWLSASAPYVIAPVEMIVVMYKNQWKRLKKGESSIERDEFIEWTNGVWTFPGESKKRIGHPAPFPIELPKRCIKLFSYKDDLILDPFVGSGTTLISAYQEGRKAIGVEIDENYVNLSIKRLQEIPKNSYLFSV, via the coding sequence TTGAAATATCTAACAGATAAAAAAACTAAAGAATTAAAAATTAGATTAAAATGGAATATTTTTGAAAAATTGAAAGAAATTTCTATCCTAGAAGAAAAAAGTTTCAATTATATTGTAAATGAATTACTTGATAAAATTCTTAATAAAAATCTAAAAACAAATAATATTCAGCAATTTTTTACAGAAAAAACTAATTTAGTTTTTGATAAAGAAAATATAAAACTTTATCATAATGATTTTATTAAAGTTGATTTTTCAAAATATAAAGGAAAAATCAACCTAATTATCACATCTCCTCCTTACAATCTATCTATTGATTATGGAAAACATAATGACAATTTAGATTATGAGGATTATTTATATTTTACAAAAAGCTGGCTTGAAAAGAGTTATCAGCTTTTAGCTGATGATGGAAGAATCTGTGTTAACATCCCTCTTGATAAAAATAAAAATGGATTAAAACCTATATATGCTGATTTTGTAGAAGTAGCAAAAGAAGTAGGCTTTAAATATCAATCTACTATAGTATGGAATGAACAAAATATATCAAGAAGGACAGCTTGGGGTTCTTGGCTTTCTGCTTCAGCTCCTTATGTTATAGCTCCTGTTGAAATGATTGTAGTAATGTATAAAAATCAATGGAAAAGGTTAAAAAAAGGAGAAAGTAGTATAGAAAGAGATGAATTTATAGAATGGACAAATGGTGTTTGGACATTTCCTGGAGAAAGTAAGAAAAGAATAGGACATCCTGCACCATTTCCTATAGAACTTCCAAAAAGATGTATAAAATTATTTTCTTATAAAGATGATTTAATTTTAGATCCCTTCGTTGGAAGTGGGACTACTTTAATTTCGGCATACCAAGAAGGAAGAAAGGCTATAGGAGTTGAGATAGACGAAAATTATGTTAACCTTTCAATTAAAAGATTACAGGAAATACCTAAAAATAGCTACCTTTTTTCTGTTTAG
- the yihA gene encoding ribosome biogenesis GTP-binding protein YihA/YsxC, which produces MKIKKVEFIKSAVKPEDYPPPDKPEVAIVGRSNVGKSSLINSLLNKKIAKVSATPGKTRLINFFKINDNFYFVDLPGYGYASVSKAERKKWQKMMDLYFQTRENLKLVILLVDSRHKPTNLDFIMKEYLEALEIPYIVVGTKLDKLNQSEKAKAKKIIKEVLELDDTIPVILTSAKEKINLDQVLFYVNQAISN; this is translated from the coding sequence ATGAAAATTAAAAAGGTTGAATTTATTAAAAGTGCAGTAAAACCTGAAGATTATCCTCCACCAGATAAACCTGAGGTTGCCATAGTAGGAAGGTCAAATGTTGGGAAATCTTCTTTAATAAATTCCCTTTTAAATAAAAAGATAGCAAAAGTTAGTGCCACACCAGGAAAAACAAGGCTTATAAACTTTTTTAAAATAAATGATAACTTTTATTTTGTTGATCTTCCTGGCTATGGTTATGCCTCTGTTTCTAAAGCAGAAAGAAAAAAATGGCAAAAAATGATGGATTTATATTTTCAAACAAGAGAAAATCTAAAACTTGTTATACTTCTTGTTGATAGTAGACATAAACCTACAAACCTTGATTTTATAATGAAAGAGTATTTAGAAGCTTTAGAAATACCATATATAGTTGTTGGAACAAAACTGGATAAATTAAATCAAAGTGAAAAAGCAAAAGCAAAAAAGATAATAAAAGAAGTTTTAGAACTTGATGATACTATTCCTGTAATTTTAACTTCTGCTAAAGAAAAAATAAATTTAGATCAAGTTTTATTTTATGTAAATCAAGCCATATCAAACTAA
- the clpP gene encoding ATP-dependent Clp endopeptidase proteolytic subunit ClpP has product MSKNKNEIDKIVSQLVPIVVEQTPRGERAYDIYSRLLKDRIVLLGFPIDDHIANLVIAQLLFLESEDPDKDIYLYINSPGGVVTAGLAIYDTMQYIKPDVVTICMGQAASMGAFLLAAGTKGKRYALPSSRIMIHQPLGGFQGQATDIEIHAKEILRLKKYLNEKLAEFTGKSVKKIEKDTERDYFMSAEEAKEYGLIDKVLLKRGD; this is encoded by the coding sequence ATGAGCAAAAATAAAAATGAAATAGATAAAATAGTAAGTCAGTTAGTTCCTATAGTTGTTGAGCAAACTCCAAGAGGAGAAAGAGCTTATGATATTTATTCAAGACTTTTAAAAGATAGAATAGTACTTCTTGGTTTTCCAATTGACGACCATATAGCAAATCTTGTTATAGCCCAGCTCTTATTTTTAGAATCAGAAGATCCAGATAAAGATATATATCTTTATATAAACTCTCCGGGGGGAGTAGTTACTGCAGGGCTTGCAATATATGACACTATGCAGTATATAAAACCTGATGTTGTTACAATATGTATGGGACAAGCAGCATCAATGGGAGCATTTTTACTTGCAGCAGGTACAAAAGGGAAAAGATATGCTCTTCCAAGTTCCAGAATTATGATTCACCAACCATTAGGAGGTTTTCAAGGACAAGCTACAGACATAGAAATACATGCTAAAGAGATATTAAGACTTAAAAAATACCTTAATGAAAAATTAGCAGAATTTACAGGAAAATCTGTTAAAAAGATTGAAAAAGATACAGAAAGGGACTATTTTATGTCAGCAGAAGAAGCCAAAGAGTATGGCTTAATAGATAAAGTTTTACTTAAAAGAGGAGATTAA
- the clpX gene encoding ATP-dependent Clp protease ATP-binding subunit ClpX — translation MSKDKCSFCGKSKEEAKVLIAGPDDIYICDDCINQCNLLIKEELQNTENTEEQLKELPTPEEIKKKLDEYVIGQERAKKILSVAVYNHYKRILFKEKQSAFNEEDVELEKSNILLIGPTGSGKTLLARTLAKILNVPFAIADATNITEAGYVGEDVESILVRLVQAADYDIEKAEKGIIYIDEIDKIAKKSGENPSITRDVSGEGVQQALLKILEGTVANIPPQGGRKHPHQEFLQIDTSNILFILGGAFVGLEDIIRKRIGKKSIGFTSDVKTKQEEKDLLKQVRVEDLIHYGLIPEFVGRIPVIATLEELDEDALVRVLTEPKNALIKQYKKLMELEGIELEFTEEAIREIAKEAIARKTGARGLRAIVEEIMLDIMYEVPSLKKKGLKKIIITEDTVKNKSKPKFIFEREKEVEKAS, via the coding sequence ATGAGTAAAGATAAATGCTCTTTTTGTGGAAAGAGTAAAGAAGAAGCAAAAGTTTTAATAGCAGGACCAGATGATATTTATATATGTGATGATTGTATAAATCAATGTAATCTTTTAATAAAAGAAGAACTGCAGAATACGGAAAATACAGAAGAACAGCTAAAAGAACTTCCAACCCCTGAAGAAATAAAGAAAAAATTAGATGAGTATGTAATAGGACAAGAAAGAGCTAAAAAAATTCTTTCTGTAGCAGTTTACAATCATTATAAAAGAATACTTTTTAAAGAAAAACAATCAGCTTTTAATGAAGAAGATGTAGAACTTGAAAAAAGTAATATTCTTTTAATAGGACCTACTGGTTCTGGTAAAACATTACTTGCAAGAACCTTGGCAAAAATATTAAATGTTCCATTTGCAATTGCAGATGCTACAAACATTACAGAAGCAGGATATGTTGGTGAAGATGTAGAAAGTATTCTTGTGAGGCTTGTTCAAGCAGCAGATTATGATATAGAAAAAGCAGAGAAAGGCATTATTTATATAGATGAGATAGATAAAATAGCTAAAAAATCAGGAGAAAATCCATCTATTACAAGAGATGTATCAGGTGAAGGTGTTCAGCAAGCCCTTTTAAAAATATTAGAAGGAACTGTTGCAAATATCCCACCTCAAGGTGGAAGAAAACACCCTCACCAAGAATTTTTACAAATAGATACATCTAATATCCTATTTATTCTTGGTGGAGCATTTGTTGGCCTTGAAGATATTATAAGAAAAAGAATTGGTAAAAAATCTATAGGATTTACATCTGATGTAAAAACAAAACAGGAAGAAAAAGATTTATTAAAACAAGTTAGAGTTGAAGATCTAATTCATTATGGCCTTATACCTGAATTTGTTGGTAGAATTCCTGTTATAGCTACATTAGAAGAACTTGATGAAGACGCTCTGGTAAGAGTATTAACAGAACCTAAAAATGCTCTTATAAAACAATACAAAAAATTAATGGAATTAGAAGGTATAGAATTAGAATTTACAGAAGAAGCTATAAGAGAGATTGCAAAGGAAGCAATAGCAAGAAAAACAGGTGCCAGAGGTTTAAGGGCTATAGTTGAAGAAATTATGCTTGATATTATGTATGAAGTTCCTTCTTTAAAGAAAAAAGGTCTTAAAAAGATAATAATAACAGAAGATACTGTAAAAAATAAATCAAAACCTAAATTTATTTTTGAAAGGGAAAAAGAAGTAGAAAAAGCCAGCTAA
- a CDS encoding Rne/Rng family ribonuclease: MDRDLIILTSTNLIIYIIRENNENVELYVENKDELQNVGGVYKGRIKRLAPAMNAVFVDIGNDREAFLHVKDINNYKLNQPILVQVKRGQIGNKGAKLTEKIAIPGKYLVLTPTVKTVNISSKYTDENQKAVLKDRVKDILSEYNPENYGYIIRTLTCEASDEDIIEDFLNLKSIWENILKRFDKVKAPSQLFLEDYKLYTILKDYAGKFNNIITDDIKLYKILRKYTKNFFGNIDIKIKLFKENNKSLYEYYEIPKTIHKILNPYVWLKSGGYLVIEETEALVSIDVNSGSSCKSKNLEETAFATNVESCKEIAKHLRLRDLGGIIIIDFIDMNEDSKKEELINILKQETFFDKKPIKIRGFTSLGLLELTRKKIDESNIKKLSQFCYICNGKGYTKSINLVLFDIEKKIQCIKPFAKLQIKINPLLEKGLKLILKNLDISKNVKIIKDERLSVDKYIIERKA, encoded by the coding sequence TTGGATAGAGATTTAATAATTTTAACATCTACAAATTTAATTATTTATATAATAAGAGAAAATAACGAAAATGTTGAATTATATGTAGAAAATAAGGATGAACTTCAAAATGTAGGTGGAGTTTATAAAGGTAGAATTAAAAGATTAGCACCTGCAATGAATGCAGTCTTTGTTGATATAGGAAATGATAGAGAAGCCTTTTTACATGTAAAAGATATAAATAATTATAAATTAAATCAACCTATACTTGTTCAAGTTAAAAGGGGACAAATAGGAAATAAAGGTGCAAAATTAACTGAAAAAATAGCTATTCCAGGTAAATATTTAGTTTTAACCCCAACAGTAAAAACAGTAAATATCTCCTCTAAATATACAGATGAAAATCAAAAGGCTGTTTTAAAAGATAGAGTTAAAGATATTTTATCTGAATATAATCCAGAAAATTATGGCTATATTATAAGAACACTAACTTGTGAAGCATCAGATGAAGATATAATAGAGGATTTTTTAAATTTAAAATCAATATGGGAAAATATATTAAAAAGATTTGATAAAGTTAAAGCCCCTTCTCAGTTATTCTTAGAAGACTATAAACTTTATACTATATTGAAAGATTATGCAGGTAAATTTAATAATATAATCACTGATGATATTAAGCTTTATAAGATCTTAAGAAAATATACTAAAAACTTTTTTGGAAACATAGATATAAAGATAAAGCTTTTTAAAGAAAACAATAAAAGTCTTTATGAATATTATGAGATACCAAAAACTATTCATAAGATATTAAATCCTTATGTATGGTTAAAAAGTGGTGGTTATCTGGTAATTGAAGAAACTGAAGCCCTTGTTTCTATAGATGTAAATAGTGGTAGTAGTTGTAAAAGTAAAAATCTAGAAGAAACTGCTTTTGCTACAAATGTAGAAAGTTGTAAAGAAATAGCAAAACATTTAAGACTTAGAGATTTAGGAGGAATAATAATTATAGATTTTATAGATATGAATGAAGATAGTAAAAAAGAAGAACTTATAAATATCTTAAAACAAGAAACTTTTTTTGATAAAAAGCCAATAAAAATAAGAGGATTTACAAGTTTAGGATTATTAGAACTTACAAGAAAAAAAATAGACGAAAGTAATATAAAAAAATTATCCCAATTTTGTTATATTTGTAATGGAAAAGGTTATACAAAAAGTATTAATTTAGTATTATTTGATATAGAAAAGAAAATCCAATGTATAAAACCATTTGCAAAATTACAGATAAAAATTAATCCTTTACTTGAAAAAGGGTTAAAATTAATACTAAAAAATTTAGATATTTCTAAAAATGTTAAAATTATAAAAGATGAAAGATTATCTGTAGATAAATATATAATAGAGAGAAAAGCATGA
- the uvrB gene encoding excinuclease ABC subunit UvrB — protein MIKTPFNAKLPFELAGDQPKAVRQLYKNLKDGVKEQVLLGATGTGKTVTFAKTIEKYGKPALVLTHNKTLAAQIYRELKEIFPDNAVEYFVSYYDYYQPEAYLPEKDIYIEKDSSINDAIDRFRHSATKSLIERPDTIVVASVSCIYGLGTPEFYEKLRLQLYVGMPIDRQQFLRKLIELQYQRDDYSFKRGTFSVKGDTIELIPSHTEDTILRVEFFGDEIDSISELDLFNRNTKKRVENAVIFPASHYVIPKPDIADAVKQIQKDLEKEVEDFRKAGKEIEANRLWQRTNYDIEMILELGTCKGIENYSRYFDGRKPGEPPYTLLDYFPDDYLLIIDESHVTIPQIRAMYNGDRKRKENLVKYGWRMKSAFDNRPLKFDEFLEKIERAIYVSATPADWEIERSKGIIIEQIIRPTGLLDPEVIVKPTEGQIDDLISEIWKIKERNERAIVITLTKKMAENLSDYLIERDIKAVYLHSEIDTIERAKIIKELREGKYDVIVGVNLLREGIDMPEVSLVAILDADKQGFLRSTTALIQIIGRAARNINGKAILYADKITPAMEKAIKETERRRKLQKEYNEKHNITPKTIKKEIKDLINLEEIGIKIYEDIPDNITSEEELLNEIEKLEKQMWEYAKNWEFEKAAQLRDKIEKLKKVAVSL, from the coding sequence ATGATAAAAACACCTTTTAATGCAAAACTTCCTTTTGAACTTGCGGGAGATCAGCCTAAAGCAGTAAGACAGCTTTATAAAAATCTAAAAGATGGAGTTAAAGAACAGGTTTTACTTGGAGCAACAGGAACAGGAAAAACAGTTACTTTTGCTAAGACTATAGAAAAGTATGGAAAACCTGCTTTAGTTTTAACCCATAATAAAACATTAGCGGCACAGATTTATAGAGAGCTTAAAGAAATTTTTCCTGATAATGCAGTAGAGTATTTTGTTTCTTATTATGATTACTACCAGCCAGAAGCATACCTTCCAGAAAAGGATATATATATAGAAAAAGATAGTTCTATAAATGATGCTATAGATAGATTTAGACATTCAGCTACAAAAAGTTTAATAGAAAGGCCAGATACTATAGTTGTAGCATCTGTTTCTTGTATATATGGACTTGGAACACCTGAATTTTATGAAAAATTAAGACTTCAACTTTATGTTGGGATGCCAATTGATAGACAACAATTTTTAAGAAAACTTATAGAACTTCAATATCAAAGAGATGATTATTCTTTTAAAAGAGGAACTTTTAGTGTGAAAGGTGATACTATTGAACTAATTCCATCTCATACAGAAGATACTATTTTAAGAGTTGAGTTTTTTGGTGATGAGATAGATTCTATATCAGAACTTGATCTTTTTAATAGAAATACAAAAAAAAGAGTTGAAAATGCAGTAATATTTCCTGCAAGCCATTATGTTATACCAAAACCAGATATTGCAGATGCAGTAAAACAGATTCAAAAAGATTTAGAAAAAGAGGTTGAAGATTTTAGAAAAGCTGGGAAAGAAATAGAAGCAAATAGATTATGGCAAAGAACCAACTATGATATAGAAATGATTTTAGAGCTTGGAACATGCAAAGGAATTGAAAATTACTCAAGATACTTTGATGGAAGGAAACCGGGAGAGCCACCTTATACACTACTTGATTATTTTCCTGATGATTATCTTCTTATTATAGATGAAAGTCATGTAACAATACCGCAGATTAGAGCTATGTATAATGGAGATAGAAAAAGAAAGGAAAATCTTGTTAAATATGGTTGGAGAATGAAGTCTGCATTTGATAATAGACCTTTAAAATTTGATGAATTTTTAGAAAAAATAGAAAGAGCTATATATGTTTCCGCTACTCCTGCAGATTGGGAAATAGAAAGAAGTAAAGGAATAATAATAGAACAGATAATTAGACCTACAGGATTATTAGATCCTGAAGTAATAGTAAAACCAACAGAAGGGCAGATAGACGATTTAATTTCTGAAATATGGAAGATAAAAGAAAGAAATGAAAGAGCTATAGTAATTACATTAACTAAAAAAATGGCTGAAAATCTTTCAGATTATTTAATTGAAAGAGATATAAAAGCAGTATATCTTCATTCTGAAATAGATACTATAGAAAGAGCAAAAATAATAAAAGAATTAAGAGAAGGAAAATATGATGTTATTGTTGGAGTTAATTTATTAAGAGAAGGAATAGATATGCCAGAAGTTTCTCTTGTAGCTATATTAGACGCAGATAAACAAGGATTTTTAAGATCAACAACTGCATTAATCCAGATAATAGGAAGAGCGGCAAGAAATATAAATGGAAAAGCAATTTTATATGCAGATAAGATTACTCCTGCAATGGAAAAAGCAATTAAAGAAACAGAAAGAAGAAGAAAACTACAAAAAGAATACAATGAAAAGCATAATATTACTCCAAAAACAATCAAAAAAGAAATAAAAGATCTTATAAATCTTGAAGAAATTGGGATAAAAATATATGAAGATATACCCGATAATATAACATCAGAAGAAGAACTTTTAAATGAGATAGAAAAATTAGAAAAACAGATGTGGGAATATGCTAAAAATTGGGAATTTGAAAAAGCAGCACAACTAAGAGATAAAATTGAAAAATTAAAAAAGGTGGCTGTATCCCTTTGA
- the mtnP gene encoding S-methyl-5'-thioadenosine phosphorylase has translation MLGVIGGSGLYKIEGLKLIDEVELNTPWGKPSDKYIITEYKGNKIIFLPRHGRGHLYPPHLINYRANIWGFRKLEVNKILSVSAVGGINENYKPGDFVISYQFLDFTKTRASTFFEGIYTKEDDYIKDDLVSQYLKDKRVVHIDVSDPFCPELRNSLENSLKKLGFSYHKNGVYVATEGPRLETAAEIKALKTIGADIVGMTLVPEIVLARELGMHFASVSVVTNLAAGIKGEKLTSEEVIEMMERKTEEIKKLILDFSENLPTNFKCDCQSSLEGAAI, from the coding sequence ATGCTTGGTGTTATTGGTGGTAGTGGTTTATACAAAATAGAAGGTTTAAAGCTTATTGATGAAGTTGAGCTAAATACACCTTGGGGCAAACCTTCTGATAAATATATAATTACTGAATACAAAGGCAATAAAATTATCTTTCTTCCAAGACATGGGAGAGGCCATCTTTACCCACCTCATCTTATAAATTATAGAGCAAATATATGGGGTTTTAGGAAGTTAGAAGTAAATAAAATTCTTTCTGTAAGTGCAGTAGGTGGAATAAATGAGAACTATAAACCAGGCGATTTTGTAATATCTTATCAATTTTTAGATTTTACAAAAACAAGAGCATCTACTTTTTTTGAAGGAATATATACAAAAGAAGATGATTATATTAAAGATGATTTAGTTAGCCAGTATTTGAAAGATAAAAGGGTAGTACATATAGATGTTTCAGATCCTTTTTGCCCTGAGCTTAGAAATAGTTTAGAAAATAGTTTGAAAAAACTAGGATTTAGTTATCATAAAAATGGAGTATATGTAGCAACTGAAGGTCCAAGACTTGAAACAGCAGCAGAGATAAAAGCTTTAAAAACCATAGGCGCAGATATTGTAGGAATGACTTTAGTGCCTGAGATTGTTTTAGCAAGGGAACTTGGAATGCATTTTGCCTCTGTGAGTGTAGTTACAAATTTGGCTGCAGGAATAAAAGGAGAAAAACTAACTTCTGAAGAAGTAATTGAAATGATGGAAAGAAAAACAGAAGAGATAAAAAAATTAATACTTGATTTTTCAGAAAATCTTCCTACAAATTTTAAATGTGATTGCCAGTCAAGTTTAGAAGGAGCGGCTATATAA
- the tig gene encoding trigger factor → MNVAVEEKGLLRTLTIEDEGQEIKDLVNSVLKEVSKNVSLPGFRKGHVPPSIIKAKYKDAINEEVAKKYINKHLPEILKEKDLAPVSPNLDLGEIKIENDSKLSFKVRFEVAPEFELKDYEGLEIEMIKYEVSDEDVEKAIQRLLEENAKYETEDKAIEEGDLVKLHYKITDEKGNTEEDEIEAIIGANQLRKEIEDELKGKKVGDKIHLENVPLYNEKGEEFGKATVDIEVLEVKKKIVPEFNDEFVKELGLGENLEEAKKKIKEDLEKQVKEAKEAELKQKILDKLAEQYDFEVPTSLVQAELEVLLQNYMRQLEQFGVKPNQDMLMAAAQGLEATAIKNVKLAFILNKIADKEGIEVTDEELNQEIEKMAQEYQISPQQMKQIIEEQGALAGIKYNLLRDKVLDLLKEKVKIVEMTKEEYEAKYGKVEGQPLEETKEVEEKQEETNEQK, encoded by the coding sequence ATGAATGTAGCAGTTGAAGAAAAAGGGCTTTTAAGAACTTTAACTATTGAAGATGAAGGACAAGAAATAAAAGATTTAGTAAACTCTGTATTAAAAGAAGTTTCAAAAAATGTTTCTTTACCTGGATTTAGAAAAGGACATGTTCCTCCTTCAATAATAAAAGCTAAATACAAAGATGCAATTAATGAAGAAGTTGCAAAAAAATATATAAATAAACATTTACCAGAAATTTTAAAAGAAAAAGATTTAGCACCAGTGTCTCCTAATTTAGATTTAGGAGAAATAAAAATAGAAAATGATAGTAAATTAAGTTTTAAAGTTAGATTTGAAGTTGCACCAGAATTTGAACTAAAAGATTATGAAGGACTTGAAATAGAGATGATCAAATATGAAGTATCAGATGAAGATGTGGAAAAAGCTATCCAAAGACTTTTAGAAGAAAATGCAAAATATGAAACTGAAGATAAAGCTATAGAAGAAGGCGATTTAGTTAAACTACACTATAAAATAACAGATGAGAAAGGAAATACAGAAGAAGATGAAATAGAAGCTATAATAGGTGCAAACCAATTAAGAAAAGAAATAGAAGATGAATTAAAAGGTAAAAAAGTAGGAGATAAAATACATTTAGAAAATGTGCCACTTTATAATGAAAAAGGTGAAGAATTTGGTAAAGCAACTGTTGATATAGAAGTTTTAGAAGTTAAGAAAAAAATAGTTCCTGAATTTAATGATGAGTTTGTAAAAGAACTTGGCCTTGGAGAAAATTTAGAAGAAGCTAAAAAGAAAATAAAAGAAGATTTAGAAAAACAAGTAAAAGAAGCAAAAGAAGCAGAATTAAAACAAAAAATATTAGATAAATTAGCAGAGCAGTATGATTTTGAAGTACCTACTTCTTTAGTTCAAGCAGAATTAGAAGTTTTATTGCAAAATTATATGAGACAGCTTGAACAGTTTGGTGTAAAACCAAATCAAGATATGTTAATGGCAGCGGCTCAAGGTCTTGAAGCTACAGCTATAAAAAATGTTAAACTTGCATTTATCTTAAACAAAATAGCAGATAAAGAAGGAATAGAAGTAACAGACGAAGAATTAAACCAAGAAATAGAAAAAATGGCTCAAGAATACCAAATATCTCCACAGCAAATGAAACAAATTATAGAAGAGCAAGGAGCTTTAGCAGGAATTAAATATAATTTATTAAGAGATAAAGTTCTTGATTTACTAAAAGAAAAAGTTAAAATTGTGGAAATGACTAAAGAAGAGTATGAAGCAAAATATGGTAAGGTAGAAGGACAACCTTTAGAAGAAACAAAAGAAGTTGAAGAAAAACAGGAGGAAACAAATGAGCAAAAATAA
- a CDS encoding RluA family pseudouridine synthase, which yields MEEVLIFKVEKEYKNKRIDQFLSMVYPEFSRAYYQKLIKEGNVLEKGKPIKKPSFKIKEGQEITIIIPPPPSLNIEPENIPLDIYYEDEDLAVVYKPPHMVVHPSVGHTSGTLVNALLYHFKNVSEYQGRERAGIIHRLDKETAGLLIVAKSEFAHKELQKQFQERLVDKRYKAIVSGIVKKDHDLIDLPIGRSIYNRQKMGIDAVNPRDALTEYWVEKKWEKHNLSLVDIKLHTGRTHQIRVHFSAIGHPLLNDKVYGFKKSSLKSEEAKKSSDILDYHALVAYKIAFIHPRTNKKIEISLKELPKPIPEIIELLNKS from the coding sequence TTGGAAGAAGTATTAATATTTAAAGTAGAAAAGGAATATAAAAATAAAAGAATAGATCAGTTTTTATCTATGGTCTATCCTGAATTTTCAAGAGCATATTATCAAAAATTAATAAAAGAAGGAAATGTATTAGAAAAAGGAAAACCAATAAAAAAACCTTCTTTTAAAATTAAAGAAGGTCAAGAAATTACAATAATAATACCACCACCTCCAAGCCTTAATATAGAGCCAGAAAATATACCTCTTGATATATATTATGAAGATGAAGATTTAGCAGTAGTTTATAAACCACCACATATGGTTGTTCATCCTTCTGTTGGGCATACTTCAGGTACTTTAGTAAATGCTCTCTTATATCATTTTAAAAATGTATCTGAATATCAAGGAAGAGAAAGAGCAGGAATTATACATAGACTTGATAAAGAAACTGCAGGACTTTTAATAGTTGCAAAATCAGAATTTGCCCATAAAGAACTTCAAAAACAGTTCCAAGAAAGGTTAGTTGATAAAAGATATAAAGCAATTGTTTCAGGAATTGTGAAAAAAGATCATGATCTTATAGATTTACCTATTGGTCGCTCTATTTATAATAGACAAAAAATGGGAATAGATGCAGTAAATCCAAGAGATGCTCTTACAGAATATTGGGTAGAAAAAAAATGGGAAAAGCATAATTTATCTCTTGTTGATATTAAATTGCATACAGGAAGAACACATCAAATAAGGGTGCATTTTTCAGCAATAGGCCATCCACTTTTAAATGATAAAGTATATGGATTTAAAAAATCTTCTTTAAAATCAGAAGAGGCTAAAAAATCTTCTGATATACTTGATTATCATGCATTAGTTGCTTATAAAATAGCATTTATCCATCCAAGAACAAATAAAAAAATAGAAATAAGTTTAAAAGAACTACCAAAACCAATACCAGAAATTATTGAACTGTTAAACAAATCTTAA